From Gossypium raimondii isolate GPD5lz chromosome 11, ASM2569854v1, whole genome shotgun sequence:
AAGATCTACAATGaatttaccaaatttattaatttagtcctgAAAAATAAAGCAAGACACTTTATTCGCGCAACAAGAAGAAGGAACAGTGACATGATCCATTTGGAGTAGATGTTGCCGCAGTCAGACAACGTGTTGTGCATTGTGGTCAAACGTTTTACAATCATGTTAAAGATATATATGCCTCCATGCTAATAGATTTCCAAATTCCATCTCGCAAGCCAACGAAAACAGACAGGCAATGGGCTAATATCCGTCTCCATAACTCGAAAGTACGGTGAAAACTTTTTGTGGTATTCAAGACGTTTAAGACCTCAAATTAATTTGTCAAAATAGTTCAAAACGACAATGGCAATCGTCTCACTCTGAGAACAAACCAAATGATGGCTTTGCGCGTCAACTCACTTAACCCTAACTTTGATGTCTCATCCACTTTTCTTAAACATGGATAGTCAAGTTATGAATTAAAAGAAGTATTTACTCGTTACCAAACAAAGTTTTACGTACTTCGAGGTTTGACCGAATTGTAGAGACTGTACTCCTCACCAACTAAAACAACGGAGCAACGCACCTAGGGTCCAAATAACCCCCCATCTTTCCATTAGTTTCAGTGCAATTATCTTTACTTTTTACTCTCACAAATACCAAAGCTATCGTGACGAAAATAGGTGAAAAATAGCTGCCTCCACATTCAACTCCCTTAAAGCCAAAGCGGTGCTGCAACCCCCTCCGTCCTGTCCTGTTCATGCAtcctccatttttttatttgtttaaatcattcagttaaatttcattttcaatattctatattaattttagggtttaacttttaaaattatattaacgaAACGATTTTGATGaagtatcaaaatatttttcatcaatatttttaaaatatcaatctctcaagtaaataaacatattttaaaaaaaagtttataaatattttatttggagtgattttttattttttgcaaaaGAGGAGCCAACCACCATGCATAAACAGCTTGTAATCCTTTATATATTTGGAAGTGTCCCTATCCTCACTCAGCAGGATAGTGTTATCTATACTCTTTTGTCAAGGTATTTTAATAATCCACAATTATTTTAAGTAAGATAAGATTAACACGTGATTTCATTtcttaatatataataacataaagaaatggaagaaagaGATCTCGACCTCACAGATTCCTCCAacttaatttcttcaaaattaggtaaaatgctaattttaaattccatttagtccattttagaaattttcaaacgaTTTGATTTTCGGTATTTTCAtaaactttgaatttttaatttattttaataaaatattttctaaaattattatataatttgtcTCCTCAACTTGTTTAAAAGTATCTAATTggaatctaattttttttaaaacttaattaataccTAAACTTGTATTTCGTTATCCAAGTCACTAACATAATTAATTTGCGCTAACGCGACACTAATAACCAGTTCGATGGAGACATATGACAACCTCTCAATATGCCATGTGGCaaagcataaattaaaaaaaatatttttgaagttttattaatttatatattttaaagactttaatttttttattttatacctGCCACATGACTAGACCTGCTCATGGGTTGATCAACCCGGCCTGGCCTAAAGGCCCGCCCTAGAAatgagagggtttgggcaaaaatatagtcCCGAAAAATAGACTTGGCAAAAAATAAAGCCCGTTTTAAAAACAAGACAGGTATCGAGTAAGACATTTTGTCCCGAGCCCGGCCCTGCCCGAATTCgctaaatgacaaaaaaatctactttttcttttttattattttaatgatattttcttattttttctccttattttgctatcatttcactattattttgctactattttgttgttattgtttggctattgtataacacttgttttattgttaattttgttattattttaaagacattttcTTGCTAAGTTACAtctatcttagtattatttaagtataaatttttgtaaattttattttcaaattgttcaaaattgGGATCATGCGGTTTCCATGACAGCATATTAGTAGGGGATCAACTCGAGTGGTTTTCGCACACGTGGGAGACCCTACAGTCCAATGCCCTGGTCTTTGTGCTTGGCCTTATGCTCTGCCGGCTTATGGTCCTCCAGGCCCAGCCTTGGTGGCACCTAATGGAATTGGAACCGATGGCATGATCATAAACATCGCCACCCTACTTGCAGGGGCTACCACTAACCCCTTCAAGACCGGTTATTTTCAAGGGGACGCGTTGGCACCATTGGAGGCTGTGACAGCTTGTCCTGGAATATTTGGCGCTGGAGCTTATCCAGGGTATCCTGGAGCTTTGTTGGTGGATAAAATGAGCAAAGCTAGTTATAATGCATATGGTGCTAATggtagaaaatttcttcttccaGCCACCTGGGACCTCATTAGGTTGAATTGCAAAGTTATCACTTAAAAAGTTTCCTCGGAATAAGCTCTACCCCTGATTTGTGACAAAACTATTAAAACTAGGCTTAAAGCCATGTAGAACCCCGTTGAAGCTTTTTAGTCCTTCTGTTTCTTCAAATGAATTCTCTCTGTTTTTGTCAAGTGAAAAATCTACATATTTTGTACTTCCacataaagaaatgaaatgattGTAAAGAAGTACGTTTGTATCACAAATGAAGGGAAAAGAAAGATAAGGTTGTTCATAAGGTGCAGGTCCAATCACGTTTTGTTGTCAtctcttttattcttcattgaactttccctCCTCACAAAACGAGGGAGGCTTTCAATTCGCTACCCAATCAATACAGCCTTGATTTGACGCTTCCATTTTATACGCAAAATAGGCTTCCCTGTTGGTAATGGGAAGTTAAGCAAACTGCCGACTCCAAATCCCACATTAGAAATTGGAACAGTCATTTGGATTGATGATATTTTtagccattatcaaataaaacagTCATTATAATGCATCGTAGCaaactataattaaaattaactttacataaaactaaaatatatccaaattcaattataaaatgaaGCCTTTAcacattataaaattcaaaaataaactcGTTAATATTACTATAAATCACTTTATTCGTCACGAATACTAATATTTCATCCGTAAtgtcttcaaattttaaacacatatatatgttCCATAATGCATTGGTTTGTGGGATGGGATGAATATCATTCCTTCCAAAGATCTACAATGaatttaccaaatttattaatttagtcctgAAAAATAAAGCAAGACACTTTATTCGCGCAACAAGAAGAAGGAACAGTGACATGATCCATTTGGAGTAGATGTTGCCGCAGTCAGACAACGTGTTGTGCATTGTGGTCAAACGTTTTACAATCATGTTAAAGATATATATGCCTCCATGCTAATAGATTTCCAAATTCCATCTCGCAAGCCAACGAAAACAGACAGGCAATGGGCTAATATCCGTCTCCATAACTCGAAAGTACGGTGAAAACTTTTTGTGGTATTCAAGACGTTTAAGACCTCAAATTAATTTGTCAAAATAGTTCAAAACGACAATGGCAATCGTCTCACTCTGAGAACAAACCAAATGATGGCTTTGCGCGTCAACTCACTTAACCCTAACTTTGATGTCTCATCCACTTTTCTTAAACATGGATAGTCAAGTTATGAATTAAAAGAAGTATTTACTCGTTACCAAACAAAGTTTTACGTACTTCGAGGTTTGACCGAATTGTAGAGACTGTACTCCTCACCAACTAAAACAACGGAGCAACGCACCTAGGGTCCAAATAACCCCCCATCTTTCCATTAGTTTCAGTGCAATTATCTTTACTTTTTACTCTCACAAATACCAAAGCTATCGTGACGAAAATAGGTGAAAAATAGCTGCCTCCACATTCAACTCCCTTAAAGCCAAAGCGGTGCTGCAACCCCCTCCGTCCTGTCCTGTTCATGCAtcctccatttttttatttgtttaaatcattcagttaaatttcattttcaatattctatattaattttagggtttaactttttaaaattatattaacgaAACGATTTTGATGAagtatcaaaaatatttttcatcaatatttttaaaatatcaatctctcaagtaaataaacatattttaaaaaaaagtttataaatattttatttggagtgatttttttattttttgcaaaaGAGGAGCCAACCACCATGCATAAACAGCTTGTAATCCTTTATATATTTGGAAGTGTCCCTATCCCTCACTCAGCAGGATAGTGTTATCTATACTCTTTTGTCAAGGTATTTTAATAATCCACAATTATTTTAAGTAAGATAAGATTAACACGTGATTTCATTtcttaatatataataacataaagaaatggaagaaagaGATCTCGACCTCACAGATTCCTCCAacttaatttcttcaaaattaggtaaaatgctaattttaaattccatttagtccattttagaaattttcaaacgaTTTGATTTTCGGTATTTTCAtaaactttgaatttttaatttattttaataaaatattttttttttttttttttttttttttttttttttttttttttttttttttttttttttttttttttttttttttttttttttttttttttttttttttttttttttttttttttttttttttttttttttttttttttttttttttttaaaaaaaaaaaaaaaaaaaaaaaaaaaaaaaaaaaaaaaaaaaaaaaaaaaaaaaaaaaaaaaaaaaaaaaaaaaaaaaaaaaaaaaaaaaaaaaaaaaaaaaaaaaaaaaaaaaaaaaaaaaaaaaaactattattttgctactattttgttgttattgtttggctATTgataacacttgttttattgttaattttgttattattttaaagacattttcTTGCTAAGTTACAtctatcttagtattatttaagtataaatttttgtaaattttattttcaaattgttcgaaaatatttattttaatgttttagtattttgatgtattatatatatatatttaaaattatgtaaaaatataatgtaaaaaataataatatgggtGGGATAGGCCtaggttttagcatttttagtcaAGCCGGGACTAGCAAACGAGCTTATTTGTTTTGCTTGGGTCCAGCGAACTGCCCCAGCCATGATTACCTCTACACATGACATCTGAGAGGTTACCATATGTCACTATCGAATTGGCTATCGTGCCATGTTAGCACAAATTAACAACGTTAGTGTGAAGTTACCAACCTAAATAACGAAATATAATTCAAGTATTAATTAGgtgcttttaaataaattaaggagcaaacaatatattaattttttataaggtTTCAAGAAAGAAACGAAAGAAGAATTTGAACTTAGTTTAAAAAGAGTTAGGATCAATATAGCATTGCTTCTAAGAAGCACTTTTGAGACAAAAAAACTTGTGGgacaaaaatacttttgagatAAAAGCATTGCCAAACAAGATGTTTTTTCTCcgaaaaattcaaatccaattgaaaatgctaaaaatcgaaaaaaatttaatttgtcatTTTCCTATTAAAAAAGATATAGATGATgtgaaatcataatttcatataatcatctctttaaaagtacttttaagACAAAAGAtactttgtaaaaataattttaaactagaAGGAAGgagaacaaaaaattataactttaaaaataatactaaattaaacGTCAGTAATTGCAAGCAGAGAAGCGCTTAGCGATTCACATTTTGTTCATGCTTTCATTATTTCCATACCTTTTTTCGCCAAGGTTTTAGCACTTTTTCCAGTGTTTGGTGATACTCGTTTTGTTGCGACACCAGATAACGTAAATCTCCTCTCCCTAAATAAAAGCACAAATTATTATTGCTATTTGGTGGgttatattatttcatatatgaAATACTAATACTAATTCAAGTCAAAcacacaataaaagaaaaaaaatatagatcGGAGGGTGATGGATGCATCAAATTTAGCTCAGAGGCAATGGGCTAATATCCGTCTCCATAACTCGAAAGTACGGTGAAAACTTTTGTGGTATTCAAGACGTTTAAGACCTCAAATTAATTTGTCAAAATAGTTCAAAACGACAATGGCAATCGTCTCACTCTGAGAACAAACCAAATGATGGCTTTGCGCGTCAACTCACTTAACCCTAACTTTGATGTCTCATCCACTTTTCTTAAACATGGATAGTCAAGTTATGAATTAAAAGAAGTATTTACTCGTTACCAAACAAAGTTTTACGTACTTCGAGGTTTGACCGAATTGTAGAGACTGTACTCCTCACCAACTAAAACAACGGAGCAACGCACCTAGGGTCCAAATAACCCCCCATCTTTCCATTAGTTTCAGTGCAATTATCTTTACTTTTTACTCTCACAAATACCAAAGCTATCGTGACGAAAATAGGTGAAAATAGCTGCCTCCACATTCAACTCCCTTAAAGCCAAAGCGGTGCTGCAACCCCTCCGTCCTGTCCTGTTCATGCATCctccattttttatttgtttaaatcattcagttaaatttcattttcaatattctatattaattttagggtttaacttttaaaattatattaacgaAACGATTTTGATGaagtatcaaaatatttttcatcaatattttaaaatatcaatctctcaagtaaataaacatattttaaaaaagtttataaatattttatttggagtgattttttatttttgcaaaagaGGAGCCAACCACCATGCATAAACAGCTTGTAATCCTTTATATATTTGGAAGTGTCCCTATCCCTCACTCAGCAGGATAGTGTTATCTATACTCTTTTGTCAAGGTATTTTAATAATCCACAATTATTTTAAGTAAGATAAGATTAACACGTGATTTCATTtcttaatatataataacataaagaaatggaagaaagaGATCTCGACCTCACAGATTCCTCCAacttaatttcttcaaaattaggtaaaatgctaattttaaattccatttagtccattttagaaattttcaaacgaTTTGATTTTCGGTATTTTCAtaaactttgaatttttaatttattttaataaaatattttctaaaattattatataatttgtcTCCTCAACTTGTTTAAAAGTATCTAATTggaatctaattttttaaaacttaattaataccTAAACTTGTATTTCGTTATCCAAGTCactaacataattaatttagctTAACGCGACACTAATAACCGAGTTCGATGGAGACATATGACAACCTCTCAATATGCCATGTGGCaaagcataaattaaaaaaatatttttgaagttttattaatttatatattttaaagactttaatttttttattttatacctGCCACATGACTAGACCTGCTCATGGGTTGATCAACCCGGCCTGGCCTAAAGGCCCGCCCTAGAAatgagagggtttgggcaaaaatatagtcCCGAAAAATAGACTTGGCAAAAATAAAGCCTGCTTTTAAAAACAAGACAGGTATCGAGTAAGACATTTTGTCCCGAGCCCGGCCCTGCCCGAATTCgctaaatgacaaaaaaatctactttttcttttttttattattttaatgatattttcttatttttttctccttattttgctatcatttcactattattttgctactattttgttgttattgtttggctattgtataacacttgttttattgttaattttgttattattttaaagacattttcTTGCTAAGTTACAtctatcttagtattatttaagtataaatttttgtaaattttattttcaaattgttcgaaaatatttattttaatgtttttagtatttttgatgtattatatatatatatttaaaaattatgtaaaaaatataatgtaaaaaataataatatgggtGGGCCGGGTCAGGCCtaggttttagcattttttcGAGTCAAGCCCAGGACTAGCAAACGAGCTTATTTGTTTTGCTTGGGTCCGACCAGAACCTGGCCCCGACCCATGATTACCTCTACACATGACATACTGAGAGGTTACCATATGTCACTATCGAATTGGCTATCAGTGCCATGTTAGCACAAATTAACAACGTTAGTGTGAAGTTACCAACCTAAATAACGAAATATAATTCAAGTATTAATTAGgtgcttttaaataaattaagggagcaaacaatatattaatttttttataaggtTTCAAGAAACGAAAACGAAAGAAGAATTTGAACTTAGTTTAAAAAAGAGTTAGGATCAATATAGCATTGCTTCTAAGAAGCActtttgagacaaaaaaaaaacttgtgggacaaaaatacttttgagatAAAAGCATTGCCAAACAAGATGTTTTTTTCtcctgaaaaaattcaaatccaattgaaaatgctaaaaatcagaaaaaaaatttaatttgtcattttcctattaaaaaaaagatatagaTGATgtgaaatcataatttcatataatctGTCTCTTTAAAAAGTACTTTTAAGACAAAAGAtactttgtaaaaataatttttaaactagAAGGAAGgagaacaaaaaaattataactttaaaaaataatactaaattaaacGTCAGTAATTGCAAGCAGAGAAGCGCTTAGCGATTCACATTTTGTTCATGCTTTCATTATTTCCATACCTTTTTTCGCCAAGGTTTTTAGCACTTTTTTCCAGTGTTTGGTGATACTCGTTTTGTTGCGACACCAGATAACGTAAATCTCCTCTCCCCTAAATAAAAGCACAAATTATTATTGCTATTTGGTGGgttatattatttcatatatgaAATACTAATACTAATTCAAGTCAAACacacaataaaaagaaaaaaaaatatagatcgGAGGGTGATGGATGCATCAAATTTAGCTCAGCGTCATTGATGGTCtcatttatgtatttgtttCATAATATAACCAtgcaatgaaaaaaaagaaagatcaataattaattaggaaAGAGAGGGTCAACGTCGTCATTTCGGTCGTTTTTAATCACGCTATAACCATCGTTGAAAACGCAAGCGAAATCAGAATTCAGGACGACAAAGCCCTTTTCTGCTcaaacctttttttcttttacatgtttttatttctaatttccttcttcaaatcttttaaagaaaaaaaccaacGCCGCAAAGAGAAAAACACTCGTGGGTCGTACGTGGGCTGCCTTTTCACTTTCGTCCTCATTATTTTACCTCTTCAAATTTAAAACCCCTCCAAAATCCCTCTCAACGCTACTCCGGCAAAAGGAGCTaagacttttaattttttctcccCATAGCAGTAGCATGTCAAACTCGGGCGGGTACGCGGTAGCCCGAACTCAGACGAGGGACCGATTCTACAATCCGCCAGCGCTGAGGCGACATCAGCAGTTGCAGAGGAGGCAACTCACACACAGACCGTTGCTGAGTGAGCTACGGAAACCGTCGGATAAGGAGAGCCGAGTCAACTCAGTCGATTCAGTGGCTGAGACTCGGGCAGATTCTGACGACTCTACATTGTCGAGGCCTAACTCGGTCTGCTACTCTTCGCCGAATATTGCTAAATTGACCAATTTGGATAGGCTCATGGAATCAGTCACCCCTTTTGTCCCGGCTCATTGCTTCTCTGAGGTATTGTGGAAGACTTTCGTCGTAGCTAAACATAGTTCTGGAGAATTAtattttgaggtttttttttttttttgaaatttttaatggctatacaagaacaaagaaaagagaGCTAATTACCATTTGGCTGAGAAAAAGAAGAGCTTATGTTGGGAAAGTAAtgcaaatgtttttttatttatttctaatttaaaatgtaatggTCAGAAGTTTGGTACAAATTCCAACTTGTGAGAATTAGCTGCATTATGCTAATTAATGGTGTTGGGGGTTTTACTGTGTGTCTATGAAAGATTTAGATTTATCTGGTTCGAATCAACATTACGTCttgttaatgaaaataaaaacagcGGATTTATATTTCTCATATATTAATGATCAAAAAGTAGATTGATTTAATTGGTTCAAGCTATATTTAAGGGAGAGTTTGAAAGAGGTTTCATTATATATTCTCTTAGCAATTTGTTGGGGATCAGGAATCTTAAGTTCTTACTTCACGGCATTCATTTCAACATTTGTGTTTTTCCTTCTGTTTATTGGTTTGATAGGCACAACTGAGGGGAAAGGAAACCCGTGAAGTGGATTTACGCTTATATTATTGGCTCGGTGATCTTTGGGAATGTTTTAGCGAGTGGAGTGTATACGGAGTCGGAGTGCCGCTATTGTTGAATGGGAGTGATTCTGTTAAGCAATACTATGTTCCTTACTTGTCAGGCATACAATTGTATGTAGATCCACATCAGCCGAGGTGAGCTTCTTGCTGCTATATCCTTCCTAAATTTTCCTCTTCCCTATTCATAAATTCCCGTTAGTATGGTAGttgtatttattgttttttgtcATGTCAGATTGCTCTCTTAACTATGTGGCAGCGATGAATATTCTAGATTCTTATACATTATTGGTTCTTATGCTTCCTCTTGATATTGCAACGATGTAGTAAGTTAAATTGATGGTTGATATCTTTAtcgattttttttccttattatcTGGCGACAAGAAACCTTGAATGCTCTCTCTTAAACCACCTAACTTGTTTTGGAATGGTTGGTTGGCTGTCCTACATAATGCATCCATTGCTACAATATTATTTGCTGACAGATAATGTTGATTTGACGTGTTCTCTAGTTGCACTGTCATCAACCAGGGAATATGCTTCCCATAcatgattttatactttatacatACTGAAATGCACCTGAAAAATAATGGTTccttaattgttaaattattaatttatgatgttaCATCTGATCTGCACAAATACCACTGCCTTGCTTTGCTCTCTCTCTTGGACTATGACTATTATTTGACAGAACTGTAACTGTGACAGTATGCTTAGGAGAATGATCATTGACTTTGTGCAAATGAGTGACTAATTACCTGCTACATCCAGGCATTGATTCTGTTATACTTGGTCTGTTAAATCTTATTTTGGGTACTAGTTGAGCAGCATACCTGATATTAGGTGATACGCATGTAAAAAACTATGGAGCTATTGAGTTGCCTTACTGTTAATCTGCAAAAATTTGCCAATGTGCTGAACTATCAGGAGGACTAGTGACATCGGTGATGCTGAGTCTTCAAGAGAAATTAGTAGTGCTGGAACTAGCGACTCTGAAACAGACAGGAGAGTGAAAGGTGGTATTGATGGAGCTTGGGCGCATCACAACTCCGAGAGGACAAATGGATCTCCTATGAGTACCTCTAGTGATGAAGTGGAGGTTGGCAAGTCAAATGGGCAGCTGGTTTTTGAATACTTTGAACAAGAGCAACCACATCATCGGAAACCTTTATATGACAAGGCAAGTTCACATGGTGGTGATTTACAATGTTAGAGTTCTTTTTCCTAAACTGTTTGTTTGTCCTTACTTGGATGCTTGTGGCACCTTTTTCTGACCCAACAGATTTCAAGTCTTGCATCTCAATTTCCAGAGATCAGGATGTACAGGAGCTGTGAACTATTGCCAGCAAGTTGGATATCGGTGGCTTGGTAGAACATCTTATACTTCTAAAGATTGCCAAGTCACtgtttttttaaactttatctTTGTTTggttatattatttttggtctAGGTACCCAATATACAGAATACCTATGGGTCCAACCCTCCAAAATCTGGATGCATCTTTCTTGACGTTCCATTCTTTGTCAACACGTTCTCAAAGTATACCCCATTCTCTCTCATTTAAGATCATGGGGCTTAAACCCGCATTGCTGGGCTATAGTACATATTTTGTTGAGTTAATTTTGCCCATTATTTTACGTCTGGAACAGGTAAAAATCAGCTGGAGTATTCTGCTTCTAGCAGTAGGAAAGCCTGTGGTGTTGATCCCTATTCAAATATCTCTCTACCTGTTTTTGGTCTTGCTTCCTATAAATTGCGAGGTTCAATTTTGACTCCCGGTGGTATCCAAGAATCGCAGCAAGCAAGCTCTCTGTTACAGGCTGCTGACAATTGGCTGCAATGCTTACAAGTCCGACATCCTGATTTCCAGTTTTTTTTATCACATAACTCACAGTGGAGATAACAAAGGTACCTTAATTCTCTGTAACTGAACATTTGAGTAAGTCGGGAGAATCCTAAAGCTCAGTTGGAATGATATTTGGTGAGGGCTGATATGAACTTACTTGAAACCTGATACAGACTGCTTGTGGTTGCATGATGTGGAGGAGGAGATCAGCTTCTGCTACTAGATAGCATTCATCGAGATTCCCAGGCATTGGAAACGATGGGTACAAGACAGCTGTTTTGCAATATTTACTGGCAGGATCCAAGAAACTATGATTTGCTCATTGGAATCTTGATCATCACTCAATTGTTTTGCTGTGTGGCTGGTTCAAGTTTTGTCATGGTATGGTTGTGAATCATAAGCATGTAACCTTGTTTCTCTGCATCAACATGATTCTCTAATGAACATTTACAAATATCGACAAAAGTTGAGATGCCTGTCCTGTATTTGCAGATTTATACGCATACCTGTACTTCCCAGAAAAGGAAATACTCATATAACTTatcacccttttttttaataactttttataaaGCTTTCTTTAGTTCTGTAATGAAGGGAATACTGGTTATTGTTATTCCTGGTCATGTGAGATACGTAGCCTGCTTGACTGAACCCGCAccaaatcttaattaaaat
This genomic window contains:
- the LOC105802994 gene encoding uncharacterized protein LOC105802994; its protein translation is MSNSGGYAVARTQTRDRFYNPPALRRHQQLQRRQLTHRPLLSELRKPSDKESRVNSVDSVAETRADSDDSTLSRPNSVCYSSPNIAKLTNLDRLMESVTPFVPAHCFSEAQLRGKETREVDLRLYYWLGDLWECFSEWSVYGVGVPLLLNGSDSVKQYYVPYLSGIQLYVDPHQPRRTSDIGDAESSREISSAGTSDSETDRRVKGGIDGAWAHHNSERTNGSPMSTSSDEVEVGKSNGQLVFEYFEQEQPHHRKPLYDKISSLASQFPEIRMYRSCELLPASWISVAWYPIYRIPMGPTLQNLDASFLTFHSLSTRSQSKNQLEYSASSSRKACGVDPYSNISLPVFGLASYKLRGSILTPGGIQESQQASSLLQAADNWLQCLQVRHPDFQFFLSHNSQWR
- the LOC128034835 gene encoding protein EXORDIUM-like 2 codes for the protein MLIDFQIPSRKPTKTDRQWANIRLHNSKHISRGSTRVVFAHVGDPTVQCPGLCAWPYALPAYGPPGPALVAPNGIGTDGMIINIATLLAGATTNPFKTGYFQGDALAPLEAVTACPGIFGAGAYPGYPGALLVDKMSKASYNAYGANGRKFLLPATWDLIRLNCKVIT